The following are from one region of the Amycolatopsis sp. QT-25 genome:
- a CDS encoding class II aldolase/adducin family protein, translating into MRTVEEERLYRKQRLAATMRLFAVRGFDEGAGGHVTARDPGDPDRFWINPFGVHFGHVRVSDLLLVDSRGAVVEGDGRINPAGFVIHSHVHAARPDVVAVAHAHSTYGRAWAALGRKLDPITQDACAFYEDHEVFDEFGGVVLDSDEGKRIAVRLGTGKAVILRNHGLLTVGGTVQEAAWWFTTMDSSCHVQLLAEAAGKPVPIEPGVARHTASMIGTPGMGRLNFRPLYADLVRRQPDLLN; encoded by the coding sequence ATGAGGACCGTCGAAGAGGAACGGCTCTACCGCAAGCAACGCCTGGCGGCGACCATGCGGCTGTTCGCGGTACGCGGTTTCGACGAGGGCGCGGGCGGGCACGTGACCGCCCGCGACCCCGGCGACCCCGACCGGTTCTGGATCAACCCGTTCGGTGTCCACTTCGGACACGTCCGGGTCAGCGACCTGCTGCTGGTCGACAGCCGGGGTGCGGTCGTCGAAGGCGACGGGAGGATCAACCCGGCCGGGTTCGTCATCCACTCGCACGTCCACGCGGCGCGGCCCGACGTCGTCGCGGTCGCGCACGCGCACTCCACCTACGGGCGCGCGTGGGCGGCCCTGGGCCGCAAACTCGACCCGATCACCCAGGACGCCTGCGCGTTCTACGAGGACCACGAGGTCTTCGACGAGTTCGGCGGCGTGGTGCTGGATTCCGACGAGGGCAAGCGGATCGCGGTGCGCCTCGGCACGGGCAAGGCGGTGATCCTGCGCAACCACGGGCTGCTCACGGTCGGCGGCACGGTGCAGGAGGCGGCCTGGTGGTTCACCACCATGGACAGCTCTTGTCACGTGCAGTTGCTCGCGGAGGCGGCCGGGAAGCCGGTGCCGATCGAGCCCGGGGTCGCGCGGCACACCGCGTCGATGATCGGCACGCCGGGGATGGGGCGGCTCAACTTCCGGCCGCTGTACGCCGACCTCGTGCGCCGCCAACCGGATTTGCTGAACTGA
- a CDS encoding beta-ketoacyl synthase N-terminal-like domain-containing protein, producing the protein MTGRGRETRSLLTGWSLHLPGIEEFDGAPPEKAATVLGRKGLLYKEPATRLALCAVHRALGFEPGHRVSGPIETGTAVVACSNLGNVETVAKVTRAVEAEGGRGVSVLDAPNVSPNVVASTVALWFGFGGPNLMLCSGSTAGQAGLRMASLLLRSGRATRVVLVGAEPEDEIASILHDGPLRSGSACVLLEPWREKTGSVVVDVDPGEAEAPPRRTVGSGGFDVKERWGDFSGAHGVVELALAAHLAVAEGEGRVGIGPHRPDGRPAVSVAVTEPVGGAETNPRTGPNA; encoded by the coding sequence ATGACCGGCCGCGGCAGGGAGACCCGGTCGCTGCTCACCGGCTGGAGCCTGCACCTGCCGGGGATCGAGGAGTTCGACGGCGCGCCGCCGGAGAAGGCCGCCACCGTACTCGGCCGGAAAGGCTTGCTGTACAAGGAACCCGCGACCCGCTTGGCGTTGTGCGCGGTGCATCGCGCCCTCGGCTTCGAACCAGGGCACCGGGTTTCCGGGCCGATCGAAACCGGCACCGCCGTGGTCGCGTGCAGCAACCTCGGCAACGTCGAGACGGTCGCGAAGGTCACGCGCGCGGTCGAGGCCGAAGGCGGCCGCGGGGTGAGCGTGCTCGACGCGCCCAACGTGTCACCGAACGTCGTGGCCAGCACGGTCGCGTTGTGGTTCGGTTTCGGCGGCCCCAACCTGATGCTGTGTTCCGGCAGTACGGCCGGGCAGGCCGGCCTGCGGATGGCGAGTCTGCTGCTGCGTTCCGGCCGGGCCACGCGGGTGGTGCTCGTCGGTGCCGAACCGGAGGACGAGATCGCCTCGATCCTGCACGACGGACCGCTGCGCTCCGGGAGCGCCTGCGTGCTCCTCGAGCCGTGGCGCGAGAAAACCGGGTCCGTCGTGGTCGACGTCGACCCGGGGGAGGCTGAGGCGCCGCCCCGGCGCACGGTCGGATCCGGCGGCTTCGACGTCAAGGAACGGTGGGGCGACTTCTCCGGCGCGCACGGGGTCGTGGAGCTCGCGCTCGCCGCCCACCTCGCCGTGGCGGAAGGCGAAGGCCGCGTGGGCATCGGCCCGCACCGGCCGGACGGCAGGCCGGCGGTCTCGGTCGCCGTCACAGAGCCTGTCGGCGGAGCTGAGACGAACCCGCGAACAGGACCGAACGCGTGA
- a CDS encoding alpha/beta hydrolase has protein sequence MNGSAVKAHTIAPGRPGAPLVLFAHGMEGHWKSWTPLATHLDQGYRVVSLELPWKAGNDFRWRNRSFGTWLGDGLDMVGAVPDVLVAHSFGANAALELMCGLDPRVGASVALFCPFYRLPRYEVTWRMFERSRETFTAHVGEGVRARLGKRAATLDPEVVDGMVKIALNRAGPLGFAAVFDRYAASADLQLGNVEIPTKVLVGGMDPTLPAESAVALADGMPGATLRTLDRGDHFFHVRYARYAAAEVTGLVEDVRALPKVGELR, from the coding sequence GTGAACGGTTCGGCGGTGAAGGCGCACACGATCGCGCCCGGCAGGCCCGGTGCGCCGCTGGTGCTGTTCGCGCACGGGATGGAGGGCCACTGGAAGAGCTGGACGCCGCTGGCCACGCATCTCGATCAGGGCTACCGGGTGGTTTCGCTCGAGCTGCCGTGGAAGGCGGGCAACGATTTCCGCTGGCGCAACCGCTCCTTCGGCACCTGGCTCGGCGACGGCCTGGACATGGTCGGTGCCGTCCCGGACGTCCTGGTCGCGCATTCCTTCGGCGCCAACGCCGCGCTGGAACTGATGTGCGGGCTCGACCCGCGTGTCGGTGCGTCGGTGGCGTTGTTCTGCCCGTTCTACCGGCTGCCCCGGTACGAGGTGACCTGGCGGATGTTCGAGCGCTCGCGCGAGACGTTCACCGCGCACGTCGGCGAGGGGGTCCGCGCCCGGCTCGGCAAACGAGCGGCCACCTTGGACCCCGAGGTCGTCGACGGCATGGTCAAGATCGCGTTGAACCGCGCCGGGCCGCTCGGCTTCGCGGCGGTGTTCGACCGCTACGCCGCCAGCGCCGATCTCCAGCTCGGCAACGTCGAGATCCCGACGAAGGTGCTGGTCGGCGGGATGGATCCGACGTTGCCCGCCGAATCCGCCGTCGCGCTCGCCGACGGCATGCCGGGGGCGACGCTGCGCACGCTCGACCGCGGTGACCACTTCTTCCACGTTCGCTACGCCCGGTACGCCGCGGCCGAGGTGACCGGCCTCGTCGAAGACGTCCGGGCCCTTCCGAAGGTAGGTGAGCTCCGATGA
- a CDS encoding AMP-binding protein — MPSKPVQPSRAGTVPWPADLVERYVAEGHWKGQALASRFVTAADVTPDVEALTDGDFRLTYAELLSRVDGAAQRLRALGLRPDDRLLVQLPNGWEFVVLTLACFRLGVIPVMALIQHRRHELSYLAELSEARAIAVPDRVKDFDHQELAAGIAAGAETIEHVIVAGDVRDGHVDLRALCAPATDAAAARAELDALTPDPRSVALLILSGGTTGLPKLIARTHDDYACYVDGSADAFGFDASSVYLAVLPFGHNYPLSAILGVLWAGGRVVVSPSPSPRDSLGAIEAERATVTSVVPAIVVRWLEYREADQHHDLSSFQVLTLGAARLQDQLVRQIGSVFGCTLQQGYGMAEGLTNLTRLDDPFDITCDTQGRPINPADELRVVDPDGNPVPPDEQGELITRGPYTIRGYYRAPEHNERAFTPDGWYRTGDVVRLRPDGYVVVEGRTKDVINRGGEKIAAEEVESFAYQLDAVEMAASVAMPDPVLGERGCLYVVPTPGNSVALQDVIDVMETAGVARFKLPERLVVVDAMPRTPIGKIDKKVLRADIARRLEEEAA; from the coding sequence GTGCCCTCGAAACCTGTCCAGCCGAGCCGTGCGGGAACGGTCCCGTGGCCCGCCGACCTCGTCGAGCGCTACGTCGCCGAAGGCCATTGGAAGGGCCAGGCGCTCGCTTCGCGCTTCGTGACCGCGGCCGACGTGACTCCGGACGTCGAAGCGCTGACCGACGGCGACTTCCGGTTGACCTACGCCGAATTGCTGTCGCGGGTGGACGGTGCCGCGCAGCGGCTGCGCGCGCTGGGGCTCCGGCCCGACGACCGGCTCCTGGTCCAGCTGCCCAACGGCTGGGAGTTCGTCGTGCTGACGCTGGCGTGCTTCCGGCTCGGGGTGATCCCGGTGATGGCGCTGATCCAGCACCGCAGGCACGAACTGTCCTATCTGGCCGAACTGTCCGAGGCGCGGGCGATCGCCGTGCCGGATCGCGTGAAGGACTTCGACCACCAGGAACTGGCGGCCGGCATCGCCGCCGGGGCCGAGACGATCGAGCACGTCATCGTCGCCGGTGACGTCCGCGACGGCCACGTCGACCTGCGCGCCCTGTGCGCGCCCGCCACGGATGCGGCGGCGGCGCGCGCCGAGCTGGACGCGCTGACCCCCGACCCGCGCTCGGTCGCGCTGCTGATCCTTTCCGGTGGCACCACGGGCCTGCCGAAGCTCATCGCGCGTACCCACGACGACTACGCCTGCTATGTCGACGGATCCGCCGACGCCTTCGGTTTCGACGCGTCTTCGGTGTATCTCGCGGTGCTGCCGTTCGGGCACAACTACCCGCTGAGCGCGATTCTCGGCGTGCTGTGGGCAGGCGGCCGCGTGGTCGTCTCGCCGTCGCCGTCCCCGCGTGACTCGCTCGGCGCGATCGAAGCCGAACGGGCCACGGTGACGTCGGTGGTGCCGGCGATCGTGGTGCGCTGGCTCGAATACCGCGAAGCCGACCAGCACCACGACCTGTCCTCGTTCCAGGTGCTGACGCTCGGCGCCGCACGGCTGCAGGACCAGCTGGTCCGGCAGATCGGCTCGGTCTTCGGCTGCACGTTGCAGCAGGGTTACGGGATGGCGGAAGGGCTGACCAACCTCACCCGGCTGGACGACCCGTTCGACATCACCTGCGACACCCAGGGCCGACCGATCAACCCGGCCGACGAACTGCGCGTCGTCGACCCCGACGGGAACCCGGTCCCGCCGGACGAGCAGGGCGAGCTGATCACCCGCGGTCCGTACACGATCCGCGGCTACTACCGCGCGCCCGAGCACAACGAGCGCGCCTTCACCCCGGACGGCTGGTACCGCACGGGCGACGTCGTGCGGCTGCGCCCGGACGGCTACGTCGTCGTCGAGGGACGCACCAAGGACGTGATCAACCGAGGTGGCGAGAAGATCGCGGCCGAGGAGGTCGAGTCCTTCGCCTACCAGCTCGACGCGGTGGAGATGGCGGCCTCGGTCGCGATGCCGGATCCGGTGCTGGGGGAGCGTGGCTGCCTCTACGTCGTGCCGACGCCCGGCAATTCCGTCGCGCTGCAGGACGTCATCGACGTCATGGAGACGGCGGGGGTCGCCCGGTTCAAACTGCCGGAGCGACTGGTCGTCGTCGACGCGATGCCGCGCACGCCGATCGGGAAGATCGACAAGAAGGTCCTGCGCGCGGACATCGCGCGACGCCTCGAAGAAGAAGCCGCCTGA
- a CDS encoding cytochrome P450, translating to MPTLLNDYIAEDGAGSAIVDEAGAVGWRLLGERVNRWIALLRDRGLGEGDRLACVLGNRRETFEVLLACLHSGITVVPVNWHLTDPEIAYIVSDSGSKALVAEPSYAETAGRAVARSTGECTTLIVTGSADEAGFEAAEPLLARMSPAEPERQTCGATMLYTSGTTGAPKGVVNGLFVVGAPFSRVAKLTRYAHVVLDVPSRERCLLDGPWYHSSQLFFSLLGLLLGSTLVLRRSFDPESTLDTIDRERITAAHLVPTQFIRLLRLPPEVRARFSGTSLGRVWHGGGPCPPEVKRRMIDWWGPVLTEYYGATEGGAVTITGSRDWLAHPGSVGKAIPPNEIVILGEDGTPQPPGASGQVFVRRGKGRSFSYHNAPEKTRSAHLEPGTFTFGDVGHLDEDGFLYLTGRAQDMIVSGGVNVYPAEIEAVLLNHPVVRDVAVIGVPDDEFGERVAAVVEVTADAPAAPADLFALLDPFCRGSLAGFKTPRTYHVIERLPREATGKLRKDVLRKSFAAIGIERPDIAHPATFAKGVPHVEFARRRETEPVAWTPEPLLTRHSSVGSTTQRGSGYWAVTRYDDVYSVSRRPEEFSSAAKGAFLPDPRTPGDLKQTRQLLVSMDGPEHVRIRRLVATVFTPKSVRGLSDGIAGHARRLVEKVTGGAEFDAVADFAAELPLLVLCDLLGFPPEDRHLLYRWSNALVGFDDPEFGGGDVEAYRRTFAEAFAYAMKLGMSRRETPADDLISRLVNAEVDGKRLSDREFCSFWLLLVVAGNETTRHLISGSLEALVNHPAERDRLVSGEVPVATAVDELIRWVTPIMQFRRTAVRDTEIAGQPIAEGDKVVVYYTSANRDPAVFTDPDRLDLGRDPNPHLSFGIGPHFCLGAHLARLEMSTLLTALLPHLPRLRLTGPVTRLESNFVNGAKTMPARFG from the coding sequence ATGCCGACGCTACTGAACGACTACATCGCCGAGGACGGGGCCGGGAGCGCGATCGTCGACGAGGCGGGCGCGGTCGGGTGGCGGCTGCTGGGGGAGCGGGTGAACCGCTGGATCGCCCTGCTGCGTGACCGCGGGCTCGGCGAGGGCGACCGGCTGGCCTGTGTCCTCGGAAACCGCCGCGAGACCTTCGAGGTCCTCTTGGCGTGCCTGCACTCCGGGATCACCGTGGTACCGGTCAACTGGCATCTCACCGATCCCGAGATCGCTTACATCGTCTCGGATTCCGGGAGCAAGGCGCTGGTCGCCGAGCCCTCGTACGCCGAGACGGCGGGCCGCGCGGTGGCGCGGTCCACCGGGGAATGCACGACGCTGATCGTCACCGGCTCCGCGGACGAGGCCGGCTTCGAAGCGGCGGAACCGTTGCTGGCGCGGATGTCCCCGGCCGAACCCGAGAGACAGACCTGCGGCGCCACGATGTTGTACACCTCGGGCACCACGGGCGCGCCCAAAGGCGTGGTGAACGGGCTTTTCGTCGTCGGCGCGCCGTTCTCCCGGGTGGCGAAACTGACCCGGTACGCGCACGTCGTCCTGGACGTCCCGTCACGTGAGCGGTGCCTGCTCGACGGTCCCTGGTATCACTCGTCCCAGCTGTTCTTCTCCCTGCTCGGCCTGTTGCTCGGCTCGACGCTGGTGCTCCGCCGGTCGTTCGACCCCGAGTCCACATTGGACACCATCGACCGCGAACGGATCACCGCCGCGCATCTGGTGCCCACCCAGTTCATCCGCCTGCTGCGGCTGCCGCCGGAGGTCCGCGCGCGGTTCTCGGGGACGAGCCTCGGCCGCGTATGGCACGGTGGCGGACCATGCCCGCCGGAGGTCAAACGCCGGATGATCGACTGGTGGGGCCCCGTGCTGACGGAGTACTACGGCGCCACCGAGGGCGGCGCGGTCACGATCACCGGCTCGCGTGACTGGCTCGCGCACCCCGGCAGTGTCGGCAAGGCCATTCCCCCGAACGAAATCGTGATCCTGGGCGAGGACGGCACCCCGCAACCTCCCGGTGCTTCCGGGCAGGTGTTCGTCCGCCGCGGCAAAGGTCGGAGCTTCTCGTATCACAACGCCCCGGAGAAGACGCGGTCCGCGCATCTGGAACCGGGCACCTTCACCTTCGGCGACGTCGGTCATCTCGACGAGGACGGCTTCCTCTATCTCACCGGCCGCGCGCAGGACATGATCGTCTCCGGCGGGGTCAACGTCTACCCGGCCGAGATCGAGGCCGTGCTGCTCAACCATCCGGTGGTCCGGGACGTCGCCGTCATCGGGGTCCCCGACGACGAGTTCGGAGAACGAGTGGCCGCCGTCGTCGAGGTCACCGCCGACGCTCCTGCCGCCCCCGCCGATCTGTTCGCCCTGCTGGACCCGTTCTGCCGTGGGTCCCTGGCGGGCTTCAAGACCCCGAGGACGTACCACGTCATCGAACGGCTGCCCCGGGAAGCGACCGGCAAACTCCGCAAGGACGTGCTGCGCAAGAGCTTCGCCGCGATCGGCATCGAGCGGCCCGACATCGCGCATCCGGCGACGTTCGCCAAGGGCGTGCCGCACGTGGAGTTCGCTCGCCGTCGTGAGACCGAACCGGTGGCCTGGACCCCGGAACCGTTGCTGACGCGGCATTCCAGCGTCGGCAGCACCACCCAGCGCGGGTCCGGTTACTGGGCGGTGACGCGTTACGACGACGTCTACTCGGTGTCACGGCGGCCCGAGGAGTTCTCGTCCGCGGCCAAGGGCGCCTTCCTGCCCGACCCGCGCACGCCGGGTGACCTCAAGCAGACCCGGCAACTGCTGGTCAGCATGGACGGCCCGGAACACGTCCGGATCCGCCGCCTGGTCGCGACCGTGTTCACCCCCAAATCGGTCCGCGGGCTGAGCGACGGCATCGCCGGGCACGCGCGGCGGCTGGTGGAGAAGGTCACCGGCGGCGCCGAGTTCGACGCCGTCGCCGACTTCGCCGCCGAGCTGCCCCTGCTGGTCCTGTGCGATCTGCTCGGGTTCCCACCGGAAGACCGGCACCTGCTCTACCGCTGGAGCAACGCGCTGGTCGGCTTCGACGACCCGGAGTTCGGCGGCGGCGACGTCGAGGCGTACCGCCGGACCTTCGCCGAAGCGTTCGCCTACGCGATGAAGCTCGGCATGTCCCGGCGCGAGACCCCGGCCGACGACCTGATCAGCCGGCTGGTCAACGCCGAGGTCGACGGAAAACGCCTGAGCGACCGCGAGTTCTGCAGCTTCTGGTTGCTGCTGGTGGTGGCGGGCAACGAAACCACCCGTCACCTGATCTCCGGTTCGCTGGAGGCCTTGGTGAACCACCCGGCGGAACGGGACAGACTGGTGTCCGGTGAGGTGCCGGTGGCCACCGCGGTCGACGAGCTGATCCGCTGGGTCACGCCGATCATGCAGTTCCGCCGCACCGCCGTCCGGGACACGGAGATCGCCGGGCAGCCCATCGCCGAGGGCGACAAGGTCGTCGTCTACTACACCTCGGCCAACCGCGACCCGGCCGTGTTCACCGACCCGGACCGGCTGGACCTGGGCCGCGATCCCAATCCCCACCTGTCCTTCGGCATCGGCCCGCATTTCTGCCTCGGCGCGCATCTTGCCCGGCTGGAGATGTCGACGCTGCTGACCGCACTGCTGCCGCATTTGCCCCGCCTGCGCCTGACCGGTCCGGTGACCCGGCTCGAATCGAACTTCGTCAACGGCGCCAAGACCATGCCCGCGCGCTTCGGATGA
- a CDS encoding thioesterase family protein: MTAVLRPGRTVTHGRPAFEGANIRTWIGFKHFMYLVEQGVLQWLRDQGTSARDLFLEHGLGAEIVDCSVQLPAVLELDDEVEVEVAPGRGDKLNVQLSVVRDGEKVTVLRGKVTVALVRERAADSTAAAPEALARLEVPALTSTVERIAIPAGETAESVLTEAPGAFLWSWRAPYFYCHYSDRVQHSGFVRTLEEVVDRYLADRGISVGRMLSERAWIPVVSRARVRLLEDARMEETVHTVFTVTDILRGVMFDGRMDCYVQRGQELVPVATAQILHGYAIAAGPGAGGMAQLDEGVVHALIGDRA; the protein is encoded by the coding sequence ATGACCGCAGTCCTGCGGCCAGGCCGGACCGTCACGCACGGCCGCCCCGCGTTCGAGGGCGCCAACATCCGCACCTGGATCGGGTTCAAGCACTTCATGTACCTGGTCGAGCAAGGTGTCCTGCAGTGGCTGCGCGACCAGGGCACGAGTGCGCGCGACCTGTTCCTCGAGCACGGCCTCGGCGCGGAGATCGTGGACTGCTCGGTGCAGCTGCCCGCCGTGCTGGAACTCGACGACGAGGTCGAGGTCGAGGTCGCCCCCGGCCGCGGCGACAAGCTGAACGTCCAGCTTTCGGTGGTCCGCGACGGCGAGAAGGTCACCGTGCTGCGCGGCAAGGTCACCGTCGCGCTGGTCCGCGAGCGGGCGGCCGACAGCACGGCGGCCGCGCCCGAGGCGTTGGCGCGGCTGGAGGTCCCGGCGCTGACGTCCACGGTGGAGCGGATCGCGATCCCGGCGGGCGAGACCGCCGAGTCGGTGCTGACCGAGGCGCCGGGCGCGTTCCTGTGGTCCTGGCGGGCGCCGTACTTCTACTGCCACTACTCCGACCGCGTCCAGCACTCGGGTTTCGTCCGGACGCTGGAGGAGGTCGTCGACCGGTACCTCGCCGACCGCGGCATCTCCGTCGGCCGCATGCTGTCCGAACGCGCGTGGATCCCGGTCGTCTCCCGCGCCCGCGTCCGGCTGCTGGAGGACGCGCGCATGGAGGAGACGGTGCACACCGTGTTCACCGTCACCGACATCCTGCGCGGGGTCATGTTCGACGGCCGGATGGACTGCTACGTCCAGCGCGGCCAGGAGCTGGTCCCGGTGGCCACCGCCCAGATCCTGCACGGCTACGCCATCGCGGCAGGCCCCGGCGCGGGCGGGATGGCCCAGCTCGACGAGGGTGTCGTGCACGCGCTGATCGGGGACCGGGCATGA
- a CDS encoding DsbA family protein, with the protein MSRPAKLYFSLRSPYSWLAINKLRAEVPGALEQLRCFPYWDPDTVTGAGLDERGGEFHYVQMSRAKHLYMLMDTKRIAEQQGRKMAWPIDIEPWWELPHLAWLRARREGAEWPFYDALNDARWGRGENICEPDVVRAAAERAGLDPELAVGAVDDPEIRAEGVECLYQAYLDDIFGIPYFKWGRHRFWGFDRLDGFLGVWRPTVREERAA; encoded by the coding sequence ATGAGCCGTCCCGCCAAGCTGTACTTCTCGCTGCGCAGCCCGTACAGCTGGCTCGCGATCAACAAGCTGCGCGCCGAGGTGCCCGGCGCACTCGAACAGCTGCGATGTTTCCCGTACTGGGATCCGGACACGGTGACCGGCGCGGGCCTCGACGAACGCGGTGGCGAGTTCCACTACGTGCAGATGAGCCGCGCGAAGCATCTGTACATGCTGATGGACACCAAGCGGATCGCCGAGCAGCAGGGCCGCAAGATGGCCTGGCCGATCGACATCGAACCGTGGTGGGAGTTGCCGCATCTGGCCTGGCTGCGCGCACGCCGCGAGGGTGCCGAGTGGCCGTTCTACGACGCGCTGAACGACGCCCGCTGGGGCCGCGGCGAGAACATCTGCGAGCCCGACGTCGTGCGCGCCGCGGCCGAGCGGGCCGGGCTCGACCCGGAGCTGGCCGTCGGCGCCGTCGACGACCCGGAGATCCGTGCCGAGGGCGTCGAGTGCCTCTACCAGGCCTATCTCGACGACATCTTCGGCATCCCCTACTTCAAATGGGGCCGGCACCGCTTCTGGGGATTCGACCGGCTGGACGGATTCCTCGGGGTGTGGCGGCCCACGGTGCGAGAGGAGCGTGCGGCATGA
- a CDS encoding beta-ketoacyl synthase N-terminal-like domain-containing protein — MAVLIAGSAVRTCLGAGAETFDGLLRGVCGVSPLRYGDSGRLNVAYGYHAELAGEPFRAGRLLAECLKEAVAQSGLDTADTVDTADTVDTVDTAARRVAVLVGTGLRELSAVERLALTGEPVSAGRLDFADVVAETLPDATYVTTIVNACSAGGHVLALAQDMLELGECDAVVVAAADAMTRSMLAMVGRVAETPTERVRPFDRERTGVLLGEGAAALVVVPESWDGPVLGRVAATGLSCDAHHATAPDIEGIARAMSDAYTRADRAPSDVDVVVAHATGTALNDPVECEALRKVVLGGGGNPLVTAVKGSTGHTSGSAALVNVDVALRIFASGEVPAVAGLTDPLDEGIGLRLVIGDTVAARPELVQVDSFGFGGVNAVTLLERV, encoded by the coding sequence ATGGCGGTCTTGATCGCGGGTAGCGCGGTGCGCACCTGCCTCGGTGCGGGAGCGGAGACGTTCGACGGCCTGCTCCGCGGCGTTTGCGGCGTCTCACCGCTGCGGTACGGCGATTCCGGGCGGCTGAACGTGGCTTACGGCTATCACGCAGAGCTGGCCGGTGAGCCGTTCCGCGCGGGGCGGCTCCTGGCCGAATGCCTGAAGGAAGCGGTCGCTCAGTCCGGATTGGACACTGCGGACACTGTGGACACCGCGGACACTGTGGACACTGTGGACACCGCTGCGCGGCGGGTCGCCGTCCTCGTCGGCACGGGATTGCGCGAGTTGTCCGCGGTGGAACGGCTGGCACTCACCGGCGAGCCGGTGTCCGCCGGACGGCTGGACTTCGCCGACGTCGTGGCGGAGACGCTGCCCGATGCCACGTACGTGACCACGATCGTCAACGCGTGCAGCGCCGGCGGTCATGTCCTCGCGCTCGCCCAGGACATGCTGGAGCTGGGCGAATGCGACGCCGTCGTGGTCGCCGCCGCCGACGCGATGACGCGGTCGATGCTCGCCATGGTCGGCCGCGTCGCCGAGACGCCGACCGAGCGGGTGCGCCCGTTCGACCGCGAGCGCACCGGCGTACTCCTCGGCGAGGGTGCGGCGGCGCTCGTGGTCGTGCCCGAGAGCTGGGACGGCCCGGTGCTCGGCCGGGTCGCCGCGACCGGTCTTTCGTGCGACGCCCACCACGCCACGGCGCCGGACATCGAGGGCATCGCCCGTGCGATGTCCGACGCCTACACGCGTGCGGACCGCGCACCGTCCGATGTGGACGTGGTGGTGGCACACGCGACCGGCACCGCGCTCAACGACCCGGTCGAATGCGAAGCGCTGCGGAAGGTCGTGCTCGGTGGCGGCGGGAATCCGCTCGTCACCGCGGTCAAGGGGTCGACGGGGCACACCTCGGGCAGCGCCGCACTGGTCAACGTGGACGTCGCGCTGCGGATCTTCGCCTCCGGCGAGGTTCCCGCGGTCGCCGGCCTGACCGACCCACTCGACGAGGGCATCGGCTTACGGCTGGTCATCGGCGACACGGTCGCCGCGCGGCCGGAGCTGGTGCAGGTCGACTCGTTCGGCTTCGGCGGCGTCAACGCCGTCACCCTGCTGGAGCGGGTATGA